The genomic stretch AGGACGAGTTtcataacacatatttattgatagacgttttaaaatatcataccTAGATACTGCACTGTACCtatttaatgagaaatatataGCATAATATACAGCAATAGATAGCAGcacatattattgtatattagctggtaattaattaattattcattttggtTCTAAGAACCAAAGAAAATAGCAAGCGCCGTATGCCATAACTGAGAGTTTGTATATGCACAAGATCACgaggaaaaatatataataacagttaCACTGTAAGAAATCTACCTCCTTAGTCTTCTTCCTTCTAAAGTGctataaaatgtactgttttcCTTTATCTATTTTAACAAACATAGAGTGGGTTCTTCCTCAAGCGGGATTCTCctgttagtttataaaatatattgtggttGATTATAAGTTCGTCATATATTTTAGATAAAGTGTATAGCGTACTTGATCGTAAACAATAactatacaaggtaggagtacgccacaccacgtgtcgcgtaacaggcttcgctgaggccgTATACAAAATTCCaagcctatagctcatttaaACCTCTAGATGTAAGATAAACAAACATGAATCGTACAGAAAAGAACTTTTTGCACCATCATGgcagacaaaaataatttatgttttaaagtgCTTTAATGAGTCTCAGAACATTCCATGGCTCAACATCACAGCCACCCATTCCTTTATTCTCGTATGTAGAAGTGTAGTTGCTTCCTACATTAAAAGTCTGTATATTATCTTTATCGAGATACCTTGCCAAATTATACATTCAAACGTTGGTTCATAAAATTAGGTTTCATTTCggtgtttgaataaaaaaagtttagtgGGGTAGAAAGAGTACTACAACGTATAgctcagtttgttttcaagatatcttgcggacaCATTTCTCTAACGCTAAACAAATTGTGTGAATGTGAAATATGTAGCCTACTTTGTGTGTTTATCTGTACTCTCTGCAATACAAATCGTACATATCTTTGTTCTTTATAAGGCTCTCAGCTGAAGGAAATGGGAAGACCCGACTAACTAGCAGTAACCTCAATCAACCAGTTGTCAATTTGTCATCAACCAGCAGCGTCACTAAACGTTTGATGTGTACTTTGGGTGACGCAGATATCCAATTTACATGATATGTACTTTGGCAATTTCTGCAACAGGAAAAACTCGTACTTCACTAATGATTTCACTCTATCAGCACAACATAGTTTTTAAACCCTTCTTACACTTGTTCATAGAACATTCTCTTAGTACATTAGATTATTTCCCTGATTTTATATATCCTTTGTACAGTACGTCAAGAAAGATCTTGCGGTGAGAGCAAAGGGCAATCTACCTTACTCATACAACAAGCCGATATTTAAAGAAGGGACCGCTTACGGCATGGACTTCTACTATATAGATGTTCTCTTCATAAAACCAGGTTTGTCTAACATTGAATATTATAGAGACAATCTCATAAAGTAATAATGGAGTACATTAATAGTCTTAATTTTTAGTACTTGTTAAAGGTTTTTAGGACTAGATAGGTGATGATAACAccttaatttaaaatctgttatacaaaattaaatcttctgctataattaaaaaaatcctttattaACGTGaataaaagtcataaaaatttacaaaattgattattttattaaaataaatcatttaaaagttcatttttgtttaaaatactgttaatttcCATACTCGTCATTTAAACTTTTACtcggtttaaaaaaaatgtaataatgaaattaatttcacATAGTATATTTTCTTCTCAAAGTCGATCAGCTAGTGCCGCAAGCTGAATAAAGGTAATCTAGAAAAAATATCAGTGCATCTTACAACAAAGAAACAATAAAGCTTATTTTCGTCGCTatgttataaaaacacacacaggTACTTCtcactaaaaaatacaaaaaccaaaaaatgtttcaaagatTTGTTATAAGTTaggtttttataaaactgtttatttactttaagttttattcaGTTACTACTGGTTATATTGATCAATGGTGAAATCTTACACCTACAAAAACGTTCAAAACGAACGCCTTGCCTtgcttcgacatcagagacacccagactacaaaggGGCTCAGTCTGGTTAGGCAGTATCTATCCAgtgtaatttaaatgaaaaattattctcCTTGTTGGATGAGGTGCACcattgagtacactacgatgcTTTAGACTTGACCGCAAAGCACGAcgaagcaaccgagttttctaacATAACGTAGCTATCGTGGGACGGGTAGATTCAAATGTttagttaagctccatttcaccgTCTTAATCGCCGACTTCTCATGAATTTCTTAGTATGTATGTGGACTCCAGATCCCATAAAACTATTtgtaccagtgtcagatttcagacgctacactaaaccgaatgtgaaatggagcttaactaaatatttgcatttaatcaaGCCGTCCCACTAGCGCTACGCTACGTATAGATTTCCGTGTTTAGGAATCATAAAAATGATTgcactttcaaataaaaaaagagtttCTGATGTCATTAGAAACActgttttataacacttttaatcTATGCATAATCCTTTTGTGTAacctttaaatattgttttacagcgtgtttacttatattattttatgaatttaaattgttgCTCTAAAATTCATTAGCCACaactattttactaaatataactaattatttttacttcacCCTGATTGGCCTTAGATTCATTACACGCATATTTATACCACTTAGGTTTAAACTGTCGCTACAATCTGTGGGATTGACCACATTGAAAACtcgtttaatatatttataatcatacaATGATTACATGACTATGCGCACTTCATAGTCTAAGCATAACTCGAATGCTGAAAATGTGACAAGATCTGTTACTGTTTACAGAAGAGCTTCTAGCGAATGGCGGCCCCGCCTCCAGGACAGAACAGGTGGGAGATGGAGTCTACATCAGGATGGACGGCCAGACGTGGACAGAGATGCCGCGGAAGGAGAAGGACGCGACTGCCGTTGGCTTTACCAAACAAGCTTGCTTCCTTGGAATGGGTATTTCTTTTTACtgtattagttacaaaattaaCTATACATCCAAAGTTATAAATTGAGGTATGAACAAAGCGAGATCTGTGGAGTAAGAGATTCGTAATTAGCCTAAACAGTTACGTGGCGCATTTCTAACGTCGGACCTCGGAACTAACTGTAATAGTCCGTGGTCCTCAGTACCTCGTACCGTGggaatgatttatctcctgtgttACTAACACAATCAAAGCTATTTGTTTGCTTGGTCATATTCTAAAGAAGCTGAGACCAAACATCCTTAGAACATCTCACGAATGTTTGTATGTCCGCATTATAGTTATTTGAGACCCAGTATATTTAAAGGAAAGAAAAAATTGAGCAGAATTTGGTATAACCAAGCCATTATACCTCACATTAAGAAGTAAGTATACCAAATAATGATGTGAAATAGAGGAAACGAAAATTTCACAACTTTACTACTAAATGGCTCAGTGCCTTGAATTACAAGTTTTCATCCAATAGTTCTATTATCTCTGGTAATGAATAGTGTTAAACACTTAacgtagttataattttaatttctggatgggataagaaataaaatgtaatactaatgtAGAAAGATAATATTGAGATGAAAATGCGGTACCTTAGAAGTATAGTTAAAAAACCACTTTCTActgttaaattgaaaatattaatgaaggTTTCTTGTCCAaaagtatatatttgaaaaaaaatgtattgcaagtagataatttgtattttaaaattgcatgaaAATTCTGTATTAACAATTGGTTTGTTATATGtcagattttaaaagtttttataaaaggtttactTAATCACCttataaggtaaaaaaatataaacacagtggttatttttaactttttccccAACTCAAATATCTTTGTAGTGTTTGTAAGTGATAATGGTTTAAGTTAATTTGAATTTGTGCCatgtatttttaatgcattttaataatgtttttttcttctaataaatagaaaatttataataatttttcagataGGATAAATGGAAATGATTGAACACAAGATTATACTTGTATTGTTATCGAATGTTGCATTAATCGAAAGTTGCACAAATAGACTAGAAATATTGATAGGAATTATGATTTAAGAAATGTTAGTTTCAATTCATATAACTCGTCTATCTTTTGTATTCactaaacatttattaagttttaatggTGTATAAATGTTTCAGGTTTGCATTACTTTTATAACATGACGAAGGGGCTGGACTGTAACTACCACCAACCTCCTTTCTTGCTGTACGAAAAAGGAGAGCTTGCTGGACTGGGCCTTATTCCCTTCGGGTCTTTTTCCAAAACTAAAAGAGGATGGTTTGAAGATCCTCCAAAATTCGTCATAAATGTAAGTTATGTTTAAGAGAaacaaaatgaaactaaatacattttacaatggGTTTCTGCTATGTTGATACAGTTATCCttcaatgaatattattataattatcaacaATAAATGGAAAAAAGGCGTAGGTTGATTGATCATAAACAACATTATCTAAATCATGCTTTAAAACCAATTTTGGTGACAACAGttacaaattttctaaaattgtattaatacatttgacaAAACCACGGATCCTAGAAAAGTTAAAACCAAAGTTAATTTCTAAACTACAGAGTAGTCCTACTATTCTGTATCAGGTATACCAGCTGATAAAAACTAGTACTTTTAGCACTACCAATTTGTGGAGAACaatagttttaagaaacaaactactttgactttttaaataaatatgattatggTAATTGGGTTTCCTCGTCGTTTTAATAATCGaacaattaaaagaattttactgtatttgaattaaaaataaacaaatttacctTGCTGAAATCAATAATTTCAATACATTcctatatatgaaatttatactagggaaattttttttttcgggtttcctatatttaaatgtatttatagggtattttttactttcatagttaaaaattgtactttaagatatattctataaaataggATTCATAACTGCTCAATATAATGCTCGTATGTTTTTGTAATctcaaaaacaaacaatacttaagaaaatgtacaagaaaacataaatatcactAATTTCTAGAAAAGGTTGAATAATTACTCGTATATTTAAAAGGAAGAACTCTCTTTACTTAAGCTATTAGCAATTTCATTTACATACTAATCACTATATACGTTCTCAAAGAAAAATTATAGtgtttctaaataataaactaagatAATATTACATCagactttaaaaataatggttttatatggCTTAAATGGGAGGATTTATTTCAAAGGTATCTGTTTTTGCATGATAccttacattatataattatgattatacGTAATACCACCAcgtattttgtatgatttttcaCATTCCAGACTATTATCAGGTTGTCACATATTTGTGTCTAGTGTTTATCTACATACGTAATTTTATTCTACTGTACATTATGATGTATCTTATTGTATTGTTCGTGTTCCAGACTATTGTTCCTAACTCGCCGAAATGCCTGGCTGACTGGGTAGGAAAATACGGAACTATATCTCTGCACATCTTCTTCAAAAAAAGCCCAAGACTCACGTGCCTGCTGTAAAAATacgtaattgaaatttaataaaaatactatgtgaATATGCATTATCTATTTAATAACACACACCCATGATAATTTCAGTGATAGTTTATGAGAGTACAATCtttatgtacagtaaaataaCCTCGTATATCGGTAggcaatttaaatttagaaaaaatgaaTTAGTAGATTTTTCCACGGCTCTAATTCTATTGCCTGCAGTATATGATTCATGGTAACCTCACTGAATATAATTCACTCTTCATTAGTTATCATTTATTAGAAACAATATTGATTAGGTAATGCAGTCTTCTACTGTATCACCTAAATTTCTAATAGGTGCGGCGTTCTCAATTGTACGCTAAATTGTTCGTAAACAGACATGAGATCATTTACAATAGTATTAGGAATTTTCACCTTAAATAAGTATTCTCATTTCAGCATGAAACTAACGGAACACCgtgaaattattctatattatttgtCGAATTACGAAAAACTTGTAATTCTGAGGTCAGTATTGAAACAAGTGAAGTTGCAATTTTAGGCTTCAAGTATCAGCTCTTGAGAACATATCCTGCATTAGCAGTACAGTATTTGTATAGTACTGGTATATAATTGCTACAGTTAAACCCGATCCAAATGTATCATTCTTTTTTTATAAGACATAAGCAATAATGCAATAACTTAGGTGAAGATCAGCAAGCCTCAGTAACAAAGAATTGTAATTTGAACTTTCGGTGTTTGGAATCAGAACCTAGAGTCTTAGTCCTCCAAAATTTTCTCTGCAGGTGAGAAGCTACCAAAGCCGAATATCCCAGGAACTGATAGTTTGCCGTCTAAAGTCTGAAATGAAGCTTCCAAGATCCAAGATGGCCTAGAGATTGGGAAACTACAATACAGTTCCAGTCATAAAATTTCCTAAAGTCCTGAAATACCATCGAGATGCTAGATTTTTACGTTTTGAACAGATCTAGTGAAACCAAATTCTCTGCATCTAGCCAGGTTTCCtaaagtagaaataaatattagagAGACTAATAGCAATCAGTCCTAGACTAAAACAGTCCAAGAGTCTGGAAGTACCTGGAATTGAGGTGGAGTAATACCTGGATGATCATAATAATCAGTATATACTAGTATTTTAGGCCAGCAAGTTTCAGAGGTTATCTTGCTCTAGAGGTCGCACCTGTACATCCTATGTTCAAGGTCAGAGAATTCTACGCCATAAAACACCAGGTTTTTAGAGGTACAAGTAAATCCAGGTCTACCTCGTGGTAGATAACTCAATAGTTCTTCCTGTTATATAAAAGGCTCAACTTTTTTTAAGTACGTATACAGGTTTGTTACAAATCGCTCTACACGAATTTCAGGATTTTGTTCCTTTGAGTggaattaagtaaaaattaagatCTAATCAATAGTTTATCTCTTTTTGTTTGCTGTAGGTTTATCTGTCTGtactttttatttctaagataaattttaaaactgaattaaccAAATTTAACCAAACTTTGGTATACTCTTTATGTTGGCGGGATAAATCAATATAACATTTGGTCGAGtttgcaaattaaatttaaaactggcaACCATTTCagctatttaaacaaaaatatcataagacTTACTAAATTGATATGAAAGTTACAAGAATAACTTTTCTAGGAAATTCATCAATgatgctttaaatttttaaatcaaataacttaattattgcaATTTTAGTCCGACCATTCTTCTCCAATCTCAAGTTTCTACACAATAAAGTAACATTTCAACAAGTAAACAATGTAATGAATTAACACATTCAAAACAATAAGTATAACTGTCTAACTGTGACtctattgtaaaaaaacttgaaatgaaTAATTGAACTTAAAATCAGCTATAACAATTTGATATGTACCAGTCATTACAGCCGTCGGTAACGAgctaatatttattgcaaaactgtaatgtaaaaattatcaTTGATACTCATTAAATCAAACTCATAACAGTCGTGGTAATCTGCTTTTGAAGGTATGTGTCAACAATCCTTCACTCATATTGCCTTTCTAAATCATCCGTAAGCTGTGATGATTAGATTCATGACTGAGCGTAATTTTCTCTAATGATTTACCAGACATAGTTGATGTATGCAACAGAGCAAACCGCGCATTTGACTTCATT from Homalodisca vitripennis isolate AUS2020 chromosome 2, UT_GWSS_2.1, whole genome shotgun sequence encodes the following:
- the LOC124353364 gene encoding uncharacterized protein LOC124353364 isoform X1 gives rise to the protein MLVLILYAFSAVFSLTHGLEWNSVKVKYTALFDGFYSIPLTVNDIKGEYVYLETHKEFPKASLYCYPNDPRVCPIYDGYGRICGLRVAYVKKDLAVRAKGNLPYSYNKPIFKEGTAYGMDFYYIDVLFIKPEELLANGGPASRTEQVGDGVYIRMDGQTWTEMPRKEKDATAVGFTKQACFLGMGLHYFYNMTKGLDCNYHQPPFLLYEKGELAGLGLIPFGSFSKTKRGWFEDPPKFVINTIVPNSPKCLADWVGKYGTISLHIFFKKSPRLTCLL
- the LOC124353364 gene encoding uncharacterized protein LOC124353364 isoform X2, with product MLVLILYAFSAVFSLMKYTALFDGFYSIPLTVNDIKGEYVYLETHKEFPKASLYCYPNDPRVCPIYDGYGRICGLRVAYVKKDLAVRAKGNLPYSYNKPIFKEGTAYGMDFYYIDVLFIKPEELLANGGPASRTEQVGDGVYIRMDGQTWTEMPRKEKDATAVGFTKQACFLGMGLHYFYNMTKGLDCNYHQPPFLLYEKGELAGLGLIPFGSFSKTKRGWFEDPPKFVINTIVPNSPKCLADWVGKYGTISLHIFFKKSPRLTCLL